The Kineococcus endophyticus region CGGCGGCCGAGGCGCCCGAACGACGACGCGCGGAACTCGGTGCGGCCGCCGCGCGGATCGTCGCCGGCCTCCTCGAGGACGGTCAGCGGCTCGGCATCACGTGGGGACGCACGTTGCGGGCGGTGGTCGACGCCCTGCCGGAACTGCCGAAGGTCGACGTCGTGCAGCTGGTCGGCGGCCTGGCCCAGGAACCCCTCGCCTCCGGCCCCGCCGACCTCGTGCGGGCGGTGGGCTCGCGCACCGCCGGCCGGGCCTGGGTCCTGCACGCCCCTCTCCTCGCCGACACCCCGGGCAGCGCCCGGACCCTGCGGGCCGAGACGTCGATCGCGGCCACCCTCGCCCTGTACGGCGGGACGGACCGCGCCGTCGTCGGCATCGGCTCCTGGCGCGGCGACGGTTCGGGGTTGCGTTCGGCGCTGCCCGCCGCGGTGCAGACCGCCTGCGACGACGCGGGTGTCGTGGCCGACGTCGGAACGACGCTCCTCGCGCAGGACGGCTCGGTCCTCGAGGTTCCCGGGCTGTCGGACCGGGCGATCTCGGTGACCACCGAGGAACTGCGCTCCATCCCCGACGTCACGGCCGTCGCGGTCGGGGAGGACCGTGCGGACGCCGTCCGGGCGGCCTGCCGCAGCGGGATCGTCCACCGCCTGGTCACCGACCACCGGACCGCCGAGGCTCTGCTCGGCTGACGTCCGAGGGCCTTCGACGAGGAGACGTCGCGCCTCCGGAACTGCCCGGGGACGGAGTTCCCGACCTGACGTCGCGCTGCAGTGCGGGACTCGGGGTTGACACGTTCGACTCCGAGTCGCTTGACTGACCACACCATCCAGAGCGGCCGAGAGACTTGGCTCGACGACGCCGCAGCAACCACCGGGTCCCACGGGTTCCGACAGGTGCTTCCGCCAAGACGATGGAGTGCGGAGGACGTCGTGCAGAACGTGAACGGAGCCGCGGAGCGACCGCGGGTCCACCTGGTGCGCCGGCGCCACGTCGACCTCGCTCGGCAGTCGAGCAGCTGCTGTCCGGCCTGACCGGACCCTCACCCCCCACCTGCGCGGCGTCGCCCGCGGGCCTACCCCACCTGCTCACCTCGCTCGCGAGCACGTCCCCCAGGAGCACTGTGCCCACCCGTCGGAGAACCCTGTCCACTGCCGCCGTTGCGGCTTCGGTCCTCTTGAGCGGCTGCGCCGCAACCTCGTCCGGGTCGGAAGGAGTGGGTCGCCGGGTCGATGGGGGGACCGCCGTCTACGCCACGGACCGGGAACCCACCTGCCTCGACCCGCACAACAGCGGGGACATGCCCCAGACCTACATCGCACGGCAGTACCTCGACAGCCTCGTCTCGGCGACCTCCGACGGTCAGGTCGTCCCGTGGCTGGCGGACAGCTGGACGATCTCCCCGGACGGTCTGACGTACGACTTCACCCTGAAGAAGGGTGTCGAATTCACCGACGGCACTCCCTTCGACGCCGCCGCGGTGGTGGCCAACTTCCACCAGATCCTCGACCCCGCGACGCAGTCGTCCACCGACCTGCTGTACCTGACGTCCTACTTCAAGCAGGCCGTGGCCGTCGACGACCACGTCGTCCGCATCGAGCTCCTGCGCCCTTACTCCCCCTTGCTCATCGCTCTGAGCCAGGCGTTCTTCGGCATGGAATCACCCAAGGCCATGGCCCGCGGCCTGGCCCAGAACTGCGTGTCGCCGGTCGGCACCGGACCCTTCGTGGTCAAGCGGTGGAACCGTGCCCGAGACGTGGAGCTCGTCGGGAACGAGAACTACAACTCCGCTCCGGCGAACGCCAAGCACCAGGGACCAGCCTACCTGGAGGGGGTGACCTGGCGGTTCCTCAAGGACAACACCACCCGCTACAGTGCGCTCGCCGGCGGTCAGGTGGACGCCATCTTCAACCTCCCCGCCGAGTCGCAGGAATCGGCGGAGTCCAATCCGGACCTGCAGCTCAGCAGCTTCGTCCACTCCGGTTCCCCCTTCAGCCTCGGTCTGAACACGCGCAGCGACGTCTTCTCCGACGTCCGCGTGCGCAAGGCGTTCGCGCACGCCTCCAACGCCCAGGCCGCCGTGCACAGCGCGTACGGCGGCGTCTACCCGTACGAGGGGAACACCATCTCCAGTGGAACCCCCTCCTACTCCGCAGCCTCGCACGACCCCTACCCCTACGACCCGGCCGAAGCCGGACGCCTCCTCGACGCGGCCGGCTGGACCGGCCGGGACTCCGAGGGGTACCGCACCAAGGACGGCCGGCGGTTGACGGTGCTGCTGCCCTACAACTCCGACAGCGGGGAGACGCCCCCCGGGGACGTCACGATCCTGCAGAACATCCAGGCGGAGGAGAAGCTCGTCGGCATCGAGGTGGACCTCGAACCCCTCGACGGTTCTTCGATGAACTCCGTCTGGGGTGACGAGACCAAGTACGACGCCCTGGGGACCTACTGGAACTCCCCCACCCCGCACGTCATGTACATCCAGTTCTCGCAGGCCACCCTCGACGTCGACAACGGCCAGAACGTGGCCTTCGACGCCGATCCCGCCCTGGACGACGTGCTGCTCAGGGCCAGTGCGACCACCGACCCGGGCACGCAGAAGGTGCTGTACGCCCAGGCGCAGCAGATGGTGGCCGACCACGCCTGGGCGGTCGGCCTCTACCCCGTCCAGACCCGACTCGCTGTGCGCAAGGAGCTGAAGGACGTCTGGATCGAGACGTCCGAGGGCGAACCGGTGCTGCACGACGCCTACCTGACGGAGTGAGACGACGATGAGCACCTCCACCCCGACCCTCGAGGTCCGGCCCGCGGTGGCCCGCCCGTCCGGTCCGCGTCGTGCCGCGGCACGCCGGTGGGCCCTGAAGCTCGCCGGCGCGATCGGCCTCCTGTGGGCTGTCGGCACGATCGTCTTCCTGCTGGGGAACCTGGTCCCGGGGGACCCCGCCGTCGCGGTGCTGGGCGGTGCGTCCCAGCACCCCACCCCGGAGGCGGTCGCAGCCGTCCGAGCGGCCTACGGGTTCGACGACCCGCTGGTCGTGCAGTACCTGCACCACCTCGCCGGGTTGGCACGCTTCGACTTCGGCGAGTCGTACACGTTCAAGCAACCCGTCGTGGAAGTCATCGGCAGCCAGTTCGGCCCGACCCTGGTGCTCACGGTGTCGGCGCTGGTCACGGCCTGGGTCCTGTCCGTCGCGTCGACGCTGCTGACGGCGGGGCGGAGCCGGTGGGCGACGACGGTGGGGTCCGGCGTCGAGGTCGTGGCCGCTGCTCTGCCCCAGTTCTGGCTGGGTCTCGTCCTGCTCGTCGTGGTCGCCGCCAAGCTCCAGTGGCTGCCGGTCATCGACAACGGGGTCGCCGGCCTGGTGCTGCCCACCCTGACCCTCGCGATCCCGCTGGCCGGTTTCCTCGGTCAGGTCACACGGGACTAGTTCGAGAAGGCGCTCGGTGAACCCTTCGTCCTGTCCGCACGGGCCCGTGGCATGTCGGTGGCGGGTGTGCGGTGGCGGCACGTCCTCCGGCACGCGGCGCTGCCCGGCATCAGCCTGTCCGGCTGGGCTCTGGGCTCGCTCATCAGCGGGGCGGTCGTCGTCGAGGCGATCTTCGCCCGGCAGGGGCTCGGTCAGGGCCTGGTCGGGGCCGTGGCGGCGCAGGACCTGCCGCTCGTCACCGGCATCACGTTCGTGGTCGCCCTCGTGTACGTGGTGGCCAACCTGCTGACCGACGCGGCGTTCGTCCTCGTCGACCCCCGTCTGCGTCACGCCCTGGGAGGCACCCGGTGACCACCGTCGAGATCGCGACCGACCCGCAGGCCCACGCCTCCCCGGGGGTGGTCCGCAGGCCACGGTCCTCCTGGCGCTCCCCCGCCCTGCTGCTCGCACTGGCGGTGATCGCGCTGGTCGCGCTGGCGGCCCTCCTCCCGGGTGCCCTCACCCGCCAGGACCCGCTCGTCATCCACCTCGACCAGAGCTTCGCCGCCCCGTCCGCGGAGCACTGGTTCGGCAACGACCAGTCCGGCCGGGACGTCTTCGCCCGTGTCGTGCACGGGACCCGGCAGTCCGTCCTCATCGGCCTCGGCGCCACCGCCCTGGCCATGGCCGGCGCGCTCGTCCTCGGACTGCTGGCCGGCCTCGGGTCGCGGTTCACCGACGGGGCCGTGAACCGCGCGGTCGAGGTCCTGTACGCCTTCCCCGGGCTCCTCCTGGCCCTCGTGCTCATCACCGTCTTCGGGAACGGCGCGCTGACGCAGATCGTCGCCGTGGGGGTGGCGTCCCTGCCGGGGTACACCCGCATGGTCCGCGGTCAGGTGCTCGCGGTGCGGTTTGCGCCGTACGTGCAGGCGGCCCGCACGCTGGGCCACCCGTCGCGGACGATCGTGGCCCGGACGATCCTGCCGAACGCCTTCCGCCCGCTCGTCGCCCTGATCACCCTCGGCGTGGGGCAGGCGATCGTCTGGGCCGCCGCACTGGGCTTCCTCGGCCTGGGCGTCCAACCCCCCGCGCCGGAGTGGGGGGCGATGCTGAACGCCGGCCGCAACTACCTCCAGCAGGCCTGGTGGCTCGACTTCTTCCCCGGTGCGGTCATCATCCTCACCACGCTCGCGGTCACCGTCCTGGGCCGCTTCCTGCAGAACGCCACCCGACCCGGGAGCCCCTCGTGAACCCACTCCACCCCAGCGACCCCCCGCAGCACGATGCCCTCGTGCGGGTCAGGGACCTGTCGGTCTCCTTCGGCGACCGCCAGGTCGTCCACGACGTGTCCTTCGACCTCACGGCGGGTACCTGCGTCGCGATCGTCGGGGAGTCCGGCTCGGGCAAGAGCGTGTCCGCCCGGTCCCTCCTGGGGCTCACCGGACCGGGTTCGACGATCCACGCCGGCGAACTCTCCTTCGCCGGTCGCGACCTGCGGGCGCTGTCCGACCGCGCCTGGCGCAGAGTCCGAGGCCGCGACATCGGCCTGGTCCTGCAGGACGCGCTGGTCTCCCTGGACCCCCTGCGCCGCGTCGGCGACGAGGTCGCCGAACCCCTGCGGCTGCACGGGGTCGGCCGCCGCCGGGAACGGCACGAGCGGGCCGTCGCCCTGCTGGGGGACGTCGGTGTGCCCGAACCCTCGTGGCGCGCCCGGCAGCGGCCGGCGGAACTGTCGGGCGGTCTGCGTCAGCGAGCGCTCATCGCCGCGGGCATCGCGCTGGACCCGCCCGTCCTCATCGCCGACGAACCGACCACCGCGCTGGACGCGACAGTGCAGGCGCAGGTCCTCGACCTGCTCGCCGACGGTGTGGCCCGCGGTCGGAGCCTGCTGCTCATCAGTCACGACCTCGCCGTCGTGGACCGGCTGGCGGACACCGTCCTGGTGCTCCGCGAGGGGAGCGTCGTCGAGTCCGGCCCGACGGCGCAGGTGCTGGGTGACCCCCGGCACGAGTACACCCGCCGGCTCATCGCGGCCGTACCCTCCGCGCAGTCGCGCGGGGAGAGGTTGTCCTCCCCGGCGGGCCCGGGGACGACGGCGGTGCCGCGTCCGCGGACCTCCGTCCTCCCGGCGCCGGTGGACGACACCCCTGCGCTGCTGCGGGTGTCCTCGGTCTCGAAGCACTACCGAGGCCCCGACGGCGTGACGCGCACCGTTCTCGACGACGTGTCGTTCGACGTCCGTCGCGGCGAGACCGTCGGCATCGTCGGGGAGTCGGGGTCCGGCAAGAGCACAGCCGCGGCGATCGCACTGGCCCTGGTGGAACCCGACGGGGGTGCCGTGGAGTTCGCCGGGCTCCCCTGGACGGGAGTCACCGAGAAGCAGCGCCGACCGCGGCGTCGTCGCCTCGGCTACGTCCACCAGGACCCGTTGAGCTCGTTCGACCCCCGCCACGACGTGCGCCGCATCCTTCTGGACGCCGTCGGTCGGGTGGAGGAGGACCCGGCCGGTCGCGTCTCGGAACTCCTCGACCACGTGGGGTTGTCCGCTCGCCACCTCCACGACCACCCGTTGCGGTTGTCGGGTGGGCAGCGGCAGCGGGTGGCCATCGCCCGTGCCCTGGCCACCCGCCCTGACCTGGTGGTCTGCGACGAACCCGTCTCCGCCCTCGACGTGTCGATCCAGGCCCAGGTGCTCGACCTCCTGGGGGACCTGCAGGACGAGCTCGGCACGGCGTACCTGTTCATCAGCCACGACCTCGGGGTCGTGCACCACCTCAGCGACCGTGTGCTCGTCGTCCAGGGGGGACGCATCGTGGAGGAGGGCGACGCCGACCAGGTCTTCGAGCAACCCCGGCACCCGTACACGCAGGCACTGCTGGCAGCGGTCCCCCGGATCCGCCGCTCCACCGGCGTCCCGGGAGCCCGCCCGTGAGCCGCCGTGGGCCAGGTGAGCTCGCGGAGGTCCTGGACGGCATCGCCGCCGGCGCGGTCGGGCGGGAGGAGAAGCGGGAACTGCCCTTCGCCGCGGTCGACGCGTTGCGCGAGGCCGGGGTGACCGCGTTGACGGTGCCCACCGAGTTCGGCGGGGGCGGTGCCACGGACGAGGAGCTGTTCGCCGTCCTCGTCGACCTCGCGGCGGCCGACTCCAACCTCCCGCAACTCCTGCGCGCGCACTTCGCCCACGTCGAGGGACTGCGCCTGGACCCCGACCGGCCGGGCACCGCCGACTGGTTCCGGGCCGTGGCCGCCGGCGAGGTGTTCGGCAACGCGACGCACGAGAGGAGCTCGGCCGTCGTGGAGTCGCTGTCGACGCGACTGACGCGCGTCGGGGACGGGTGGCAGCTCGACGGTGTGAAGCACTACACCACCGGGTCGCTCTTCGCGGACTGGATCGCGGTGAGCGCCCAGCGGGAGGGGCCCGACGGGACGACGGTGCCCGTCGGCGTGGTGGTGTCGAGCAGGGCTGCGGGGGTCGACCTGCGCGACGACTGGAACGGTTTCGGTCAACGCCTGACCGGCAGTGGGACGACCCGCTTCGACCGGGTCCGCGTCGACCCCGCCCACGTGGTCGAGCAGCACGGTGACGGGGTCCCCACGCCGATGACGGCCTTCGTGCAGCTCGTCCTGCTGGCCTGCCTCGCCGGCACCGCGCAGGCCGTGGTGCGCGATGCGACGGACTTCGTCCGCACCCGCACCCGTGTGTACCGGCATGGATCCGGGGCGACGGCCGCCCAGGACCCCCTCGTCCTGCACGTCGTGGGGCGGCTCGCCGCGGACGCGGCCGCGTCCCGTGCGCTCGTCCTGGACGCCGCGCGCGCCCTGGACGCCGTGCACGCGGCCACGGGTCCCGAACGCACCGGAGCCGTGGAACAGGCCGAACTGGCCACCGTGCAGGCCCAGGCGGTGGTCGTGGAACTCGTGCTGCGCTCGACGACGGCTCTCTTCGACGTGGGGGGCGCCTCCGCGACCGACCTCGGTCGGCACCTCGACCGGCACTGGCGCAACGCCCGGACCCTCGCCTCGCACAACCCGGTCGCCTACCAGTTGCGGACCGTCGGCGACCACCTCGTCAACGGGTCCGGGCTGACGTACGCCTGGGCGACCGGCGAGGCCGGGAAGGAGATCGCGTGAGCGCCGTGAAGCCGTTGTTGCTGAACCTGTTCGAGATGAACTGCGTCAGCCACATCACGCACGGGTTGTGGCGTTTGCCCGGGAACCGCCGCCACACGTTCGAGGACGTCGAGTACTGGACGACGCTGGCCCGCACCGCCGAGGAGGCGGGGTTCGACGCCGTGTTCCTGGCCGACGTCGTCGGAGCCTACGACGTGTTCCGCGGCGGACCGGAGACCGCTCTGCGGGAGGGACTGCAGATCCCGAGCAACGACCCGCTGCTCGTCGTCCCGGCGATGGCCGTCGTGACCGAGCACCTCGGGTTCGGGGTGACCTTCTCCACCAGCTACGAACCCCCGTTCGCCTTCGCGCGACGCATGAGCACCCTCGACCACCTGACCCGGGGGCGCGTGGGCTGGAACGTCGTGACGTCGTACCTGCCGAACGCGGCCCGGAACTTCGGGCTCGCCGACGAGATCGAGCACGACCACCGCTACGCCATCGCCGACGAGTTCATGGAGGTCGTCTACAAGTTGTGGGAGGGGTCCTGGGACGACGACGCGGTGGTCGCCGACCGCGACCGTGGCGTCTACACCGACCCGACCCGGGTGCGGTACGTGCACCACACCGGCGAGCACTTCCGCGTCGCCGGACCGCACCTGACGTCACCCTCCCCCCAGAGGACGCCGCTGGTGGTGCAGGCCACCGCCTCCCGGGCCGGCATCGAGTTCGCCGGCCGGCACGCCGAGCTCGTCTTCACCGGCGGACCCGACGAGGCGTCGGTGCGACGGACCATCGCCGCGGTGCGGGAGGCAGCCGTCCGGCACGGCCGCCAGGCCGAGGACGTGAAGTTCGTGGTCCAGGCCAGCGTGGTCACGGGCCGCACCGCTGCGGAGGTCGCGGCGAAGGTGGCCGAGCACGAGCGCTTCGACAGCCTCGACGGTCGGCTCGCCCACGCGTCCCTGCCCTTCGACCCCACCGCCCATCCGCGGGACCGGACCGTCGGCGAGGCGCTGGCCGCGGAGGGCAGACTGGACGACCCCGCCACCCGGGGGTTCCCGCTCGAGCAGCGGATCGCGGACTTCCTCGACGCGACGGGCCGCTTCGCCCGGACCTTCTCCGTGGCCGGGGAACCCCACGTCGTCGTGGCGGAGATCGAGCGCTGGCTCGACGACGTCGGCATCGACGGCATCAACCTCACCCAGCACCACAGCTACGGGACCCTGGAGGACTTCGGCGAGTTCGTGGTCCCGCGGTTGCGCGAGCGTGGCCGCCGCCCCGAGGGGTACGTCAAGGGTCAGACGATGCGCGAACGCTTCGGTGGAGCCGGACCGCACCTCCCGCCCGACCACCCAGGCCGCCGGTTCGCCGGCGGGAGGGGTCTTCGAGGACGCACCTGACGCCGGCAGGGGCCCCAGAACGACCTCGGCATGCACGCAGCCCACCACCGCAGCATGATCGCCGGGTGGGACGACGCGTCGGCATCGAGGAGGAGTTCCTGCTGGTCGACGCCGACACGGGCAGGGCTCGTGGCGACGGGCCGGCGGTGGCGCGGGCCGTGGAGGAGCAGACCGAACTGCAGCAGCAGCAGGTCGAGACCGGCACCGCTCCGCACACGGACCTGCGGGAGGCGGCCTCCGACCTCCTCGGACGCCGCGCCCGCACCGCTGCGGCCGCCCGGGAGCGGGGGGCCCGGCTGCTCGCCCTGGCGACCCACCCGCTGCCGACGGCGTCCGCCACCACCCGCGGCGAGCGCTACCAGCGCCTGGAGGACCACTACGGGTTGCTGGTCCGCGAACAGCTGACGTGCGGGTGCCACGTCCACGTCGAGGTCCCCGACCGGGGCGAGGCCGCCGCCGTCCTGGACCGCCTGCGGCCCTGGACGTCCGTGCTGCTGGCCCTGTCGTCCAACTCCCCGTTCTGGCAGGGCGCCGACAGCGGGTACGCCTCGTACCGCACCCAGGTCTGGTACCGCTGGCCGACGGCCGGACCGACCGAACCGTTCGGGGACGCGGCCGGCTACGACCGGGCCACGGCGCGGTTGCTGGCCACGGGCGTCCCCCTCGACGCGGGGCAGTTCTACTTCGACGCCCGCATCTCGGCGACGCACCCCACGGTGGAGGTCCGCGTCGCCGACGTCTGCCTGCTGGCCCGCGACGCGGTGCTCCTCGCCGCCCTCACCCGGGGACTCGTGGAGACCGCGGCCCGCGAGGCGGCGGACGGCCTCCCGGTGCCCGACGTCTCCGTCGCCGCCCTGCGCGCGGCGTCCTGGCGTGCCGCGCACGACGGGACCGGCGGCGAGCTCGTCTCCCCCACCTCCGGCCGGCCGGAACCCGCCGACGCGGTGCTGACCGCCCTGGTGGACCACGTGCGTCCCGCCCTGCTCGACGCCGGGGACGAGGAGCTGGTGTTGACCGGGCTGGCGGACGTCCGCCGCCGCGGCACGGGCGCGGACTGGCAGCGCGCCACGGCGGCCCGGTCGGGGGTGGACGCCGTGGCGCGCGAGGCCGCCGAGGCGACCCTGCGGTCCTGAACCGTCAGACGCGCCGCTTGAGACTGCCCTTGAGGTCCGGGACGTCCGCGAGCAGGCGCTTGGTGTAGTCCGCCTGCGGCGCGAAGATCACCTCGTCCGTGCTGCCGCGTTCCACGACCTTCCCGTGCTCCATGACCGCGACGCGGTCGGCCAGGTAGCAGGCCTGCCCGATGTCGTGGGTGATGAACAGCACCGTCAGCCCGAGGTCGTCCTTCAGGTCGTGCAGGACGTTGAGGACGTTCACGCGCAGCGTGGCGTCGAGCATGCTCGTCGCCTCGTCGGCCAGCAGGACCTTGGGCCGCATCATGAGCGCACGAGCCAGCATGACGCGCTGCCGCTGACCACCCGACAACTGGTGCGGGTACTTGTGCAACGTGTCGGCCGGGGTGAGCCCGACGTAGCCCAGGCACTCCTCGATGAGGGCGTCCGCCTCGTCCCGCCCGACCGAGGCCAGCGCCAGGCTGCGCCGCAGCAGGCCGCCGACGGCGAAGAACTGGTTGAACGAGGCGAACGGGTCCTGGAAGACCGCCTGCACCTCGCTCCAGTACGACCGCAACTGCTTGCCCCGCAGGTTCGTCACGTCCTGCCCGCGGAAGGAGATCGCGCCGGAGGTCACCGGCATGAGCCGCAGCAGCATCCGCGCGAGGGTCGACTTGCCGGAACCGGACTCCCCCACGACGGCCAGCACGTTGCCGGCCGGGAAGTCCAGGGAGACCCGGTCCACGGCCACGACCTTCGACCCGGCAACGTGGAACTCCTTCACGACGTCCCGGCAGGCGAGCACGCTGTCGGTCGCCGTCGCAGCGGCCGGTCCGGTGGTTCCCGTCGTCATCGCAGACCTCCCTCGGTCGGCTGCGGGCGGGTCCGGCGGTCCCGGCCCCGTGCCCGCGTCTCCTCCGTCGGGTCCAGCACCGACGACAGCAACTTCTTCGTGTACGGGTGCTGCGGGTCGTGGACGAGCTGTTCCGTGGGGCCCGTCTCGACGATCTTCCCCGCGTTCATGATGGCGAGCTTGTCCGACACCTGGGACAGCACGGGCAGGTCGTGCGTGACGAACACGACCCCCGACATGATGCGCTGCTCGACCATCGCCAGGAGCATCTCGACCAGCATCCGCTGGCTCGACACGTCCAGGGCGGACGTCGGTTCGTCGGCGATGAGCAGCCGGGGGTTCAGCAGGGTCGAGACGACCGTGATGACGCGCTGCTTCATCCCGCCGGACAACTGGTGCGGGTAGGAGTCGAGCACGCGGACCGGCATCTCCAGCATCTTCAGCCGGTCCCGGGCCAGGTCCAGCGCCTGGTCCCGCGTCACGGACCGGTCGTGCGCCCGCATGACGTCGTGCACGAGGTTGCGCACGCGCAGGGTCGGGCTGATGGCGTTCATCGCCCCCTGCGGCAGCATCGAGACCACGCCGCCGCGGTACTTCCGCTGCCGCTTCAGGTCCTGGTCGCCGCGCAGCGTCGTCAGGTCGATCTGCTCGCCGTCGATCTCGAGCGTGCCCTCCACGACGTACAGCGGGGGGTTGGCGATCATGGCCAAGGAGTTGCCCAGGGTGGTCTTGCCGCACCCCGACTCCCCCGCGAGGCCGAGGATCTCCCCCTCGCCGAGTTCCAGGGTCACCCCGTCCACCGCGGTGAAGTCCCGGTCCCCGCCGCCGTAGACGGCCCGCACGCCGACCGCGCGGGCGAGCAGCGTCGACGTGCCCGTCCCCGTCCCCGTGCCTGACGTCGGTGCCCCGGACGCTCCGGTGGTGCTCACGACCGTCCCCCTTCGTGCGCCGTCCTGGCCCGGCCGGCGCCCACCCCGGCACGTTCGCCGCCCACGGGTCGCGTGGCCGCGGCCGCCTGCGCCTCGGCGAGGCGGCGGGCCTGCGTCTGCTTCATCTGCTTGCGCTTGCCGCGGCGCAGCCGCGGGTTGAACACCTCGTCGAGGCTGGCCTGCAGCAGCAGGAACCCGAAGGAGACGAGGGTCAGGACGATGGTCGGCGGCAGGAACGCCCACCAGGCGCCGCTGGCGACGGCTTGGAAGGCCAGCGCCCAGTGCAGCTGGGTCCCGAGGGAGTCCGCACCCGCCGGCCCGAGCCCCAGCATCGACAGCGCCGCTTCGGCGAGGATCGCCCCGGAGACCTGCAGCACGAACGCCATGACCGCGTAGGACAGGATGTACGGCAGCACGTCGCGGACGAGGATGCCGCCGAGGCGCGCCCCGGACAGCCGGGCCACGTCGATGTGCTCGCGGGTGGC contains the following coding sequences:
- a CDS encoding sugar-binding transcriptional regulator; the protein is MDSALEALRATTAARRYYVDGATKSAIADELRVSRFKVARLIDRAVKDGIITFTVREPAGVQVESSLRLAAHLQVPECVVVPTAAEAPERRRAELGAAAARIVAGLLEDGQRLGITWGRTLRAVVDALPELPKVDVVQLVGGLAQEPLASGPADLVRAVGSRTAGRAWVLHAPLLADTPGSARTLRAETSIAATLALYGGTDRAVVGIGSWRGDGSGLRSALPAAVQTACDDAGVVADVGTTLLAQDGSVLEVPGLSDRAISVTTEELRSIPDVTAVAVGEDRADAVRAACRSGIVHRLVTDHRTAEALLG
- a CDS encoding putative leader peptide, whose protein sequence is MNGAAERPRVHLVRRRHVDLARQSSSCCPA
- a CDS encoding ABC transporter substrate-binding protein, which encodes MPQTYIARQYLDSLVSATSDGQVVPWLADSWTISPDGLTYDFTLKKGVEFTDGTPFDAAAVVANFHQILDPATQSSTDLLYLTSYFKQAVAVDDHVVRIELLRPYSPLLIALSQAFFGMESPKAMARGLAQNCVSPVGTGPFVVKRWNRARDVELVGNENYNSAPANAKHQGPAYLEGVTWRFLKDNTTRYSALAGGQVDAIFNLPAESQESAESNPDLQLSSFVHSGSPFSLGLNTRSDVFSDVRVRKAFAHASNAQAAVHSAYGGVYPYEGNTISSGTPSYSAASHDPYPYDPAEAGRLLDAAGWTGRDSEGYRTKDGRRLTVLLPYNSDSGETPPGDVTILQNIQAEEKLVGIEVDLEPLDGSSMNSVWGDETKYDALGTYWNSPTPHVMYIQFSQATLDVDNGQNVAFDADPALDDVLLRASATTDPGTQKVLYAQAQQMVADHAWAVGLYPVQTRLAVRKELKDVWIETSEGEPVLHDAYLTE
- a CDS encoding ABC transporter permease, producing the protein MSTSTPTLEVRPAVARPSGPRRAAARRWALKLAGAIGLLWAVGTIVFLLGNLVPGDPAVAVLGGASQHPTPEAVAAVRAAYGFDDPLVVQYLHHLAGLARFDFGESYTFKQPVVEVIGSQFGPTLVLTVSALVTAWVLSVASTLLTAGRSRWATTVGSGVEVVAAALPQFWLGLVLLVVVAAKLQWLPVIDNGVAGLVLPTLTLAIPLAGFLGQVTRD
- a CDS encoding ABC transporter permease subunit, with the translated sequence MSVAGVRWRHVLRHAALPGISLSGWALGSLISGAVVVEAIFARQGLGQGLVGAVAAQDLPLVTGITFVVALVYVVANLLTDAAFVLVDPRLRHALGGTR
- a CDS encoding ABC transporter permease → MTTVEIATDPQAHASPGVVRRPRSSWRSPALLLALAVIALVALAALLPGALTRQDPLVIHLDQSFAAPSAEHWFGNDQSGRDVFARVVHGTRQSVLIGLGATALAMAGALVLGLLAGLGSRFTDGAVNRAVEVLYAFPGLLLALVLITVFGNGALTQIVAVGVASLPGYTRMVRGQVLAVRFAPYVQAARTLGHPSRTIVARTILPNAFRPLVALITLGVGQAIVWAAALGFLGLGVQPPAPEWGAMLNAGRNYLQQAWWLDFFPGAVIILTTLAVTVLGRFLQNATRPGSPS
- a CDS encoding dipeptide ABC transporter ATP-binding protein; the protein is MRVRDLSVSFGDRQVVHDVSFDLTAGTCVAIVGESGSGKSVSARSLLGLTGPGSTIHAGELSFAGRDLRALSDRAWRRVRGRDIGLVLQDALVSLDPLRRVGDEVAEPLRLHGVGRRRERHERAVALLGDVGVPEPSWRARQRPAELSGGLRQRALIAAGIALDPPVLIADEPTTALDATVQAQVLDLLADGVARGRSLLLISHDLAVVDRLADTVLVLREGSVVESGPTAQVLGDPRHEYTRRLIAAVPSAQSRGERLSSPAGPGTTAVPRPRTSVLPAPVDDTPALLRVSSVSKHYRGPDGVTRTVLDDVSFDVRRGETVGIVGESGSGKSTAAAIALALVEPDGGAVEFAGLPWTGVTEKQRRPRRRRLGYVHQDPLSSFDPRHDVRRILLDAVGRVEEDPAGRVSELLDHVGLSARHLHDHPLRLSGGQRQRVAIARALATRPDLVVCDEPVSALDVSIQAQVLDLLGDLQDELGTAYLFISHDLGVVHHLSDRVLVVQGGRIVEEGDADQVFEQPRHPYTQALLAAVPRIRRSTGVPGARP
- a CDS encoding acyl-CoA dehydrogenase family protein, with amino-acid sequence MSRRGPGELAEVLDGIAAGAVGREEKRELPFAAVDALREAGVTALTVPTEFGGGGATDEELFAVLVDLAAADSNLPQLLRAHFAHVEGLRLDPDRPGTADWFRAVAAGEVFGNATHERSSAVVESLSTRLTRVGDGWQLDGVKHYTTGSLFADWIAVSAQREGPDGTTVPVGVVVSSRAAGVDLRDDWNGFGQRLTGSGTTRFDRVRVDPAHVVEQHGDGVPTPMTAFVQLVLLACLAGTAQAVVRDATDFVRTRTRVYRHGSGATAAQDPLVLHVVGRLAADAAASRALVLDAARALDAVHAATGPERTGAVEQAELATVQAQAVVVELVLRSTTALFDVGGASATDLGRHLDRHWRNARTLASHNPVAYQLRTVGDHLVNGSGLTYAWATGEAGKEIA
- a CDS encoding NtaA/DmoA family FMN-dependent monooxygenase (This protein belongs to a clade of FMN-dependent monooxygenases, within a broader family of flavin-dependent oxidoreductases, the luciferase-like monooxygenase (LMM) family, some of whose members use coenzyme F420 rather than FMN.) codes for the protein MSAVKPLLLNLFEMNCVSHITHGLWRLPGNRRHTFEDVEYWTTLARTAEEAGFDAVFLADVVGAYDVFRGGPETALREGLQIPSNDPLLVVPAMAVVTEHLGFGVTFSTSYEPPFAFARRMSTLDHLTRGRVGWNVVTSYLPNAARNFGLADEIEHDHRYAIADEFMEVVYKLWEGSWDDDAVVADRDRGVYTDPTRVRYVHHTGEHFRVAGPHLTSPSPQRTPLVVQATASRAGIEFAGRHAELVFTGGPDEASVRRTIAAVREAAVRHGRQAEDVKFVVQASVVTGRTAAEVAAKVAEHERFDSLDGRLAHASLPFDPTAHPRDRTVGEALAAEGRLDDPATRGFPLEQRIADFLDATGRFARTFSVAGEPHVVVAEIERWLDDVGIDGINLTQHHSYGTLEDFGEFVVPRLRERGRRPEGYVKGQTMRERFGGAGPHLPPDHPGRRFAGGRGLRGRT